The following are encoded in a window of Haliotis asinina isolate JCU_RB_2024 chromosome 14, JCU_Hal_asi_v2, whole genome shotgun sequence genomic DNA:
- the LOC137262049 gene encoding uncharacterized protein, which yields MAEIGDFLYGIANRITGQLNILTKALGAQGVSQIKKPFDGEQKKFKEWIKSVEKYAVLSGAENRQIKLIAYQASVGTVSDFIQRYLSDHPEAAWEELREELTRRFAEITDPQHAFMLLRMLKQKQYESVQMFTERLLNMASEAYTGLRHDGGNGAAIERQLVGFFIDGLSHDYLKMKVMRENPANLATAVIAATNEQNIRARFSLRVAAGVRVYFDLGSLRVGKTYVPLEDDVHISSIIRLAGETVIKPQSKSIVKGKVKNGTPFEVNNVYEATGTDSGYLGNEPGLLVSNSIVKLNKDRYVPMMIVNTTNRTYRLKRGCILGKLSDVPSTNLVTIPRGLKKEEPSEIEIEDVNAPDDLRQPIQAIISDNKDLFAKSDLDLGHTETVTMRIDTGNHAPIKQRPYRVPLNKRQVVDKAVDDMLEAKIIRHSRSPWSFPIVVVDKKDGSKRFCVDFRALNKVTRPISTPLPLIDDILTQLGHSTCFTTLDLKSGYWQIGMDPQDQEKTAFACHRGLFEFSVMPFGLCNAPSIFMELMNKVLEGMGAFAIAYLDDILIFSQTQEEHLNHIKAVFKRLREHSLKLKLSKCTFTQRETKYLGFTINSNGIKPDGQKVRVIQAMGAPTTVKEVRSFIGMRSYYRRFIPNFSKIAEPIIKLTKKFARFQWSKDCQRAFDFLKESLTVVPLLTYPDPNQPYTLYTDASDTCIGACLTQKCQEWIEEVEKPIHFLSHKLTDTQCRWSTIEKEAYAIHYALQKLDHYIHNAQFKIRTDHQPLRYLLESPMQNRKVQQWALGISGYNCTIEYIKGVDNTCADLLSRIPAQPDELPADDSEVEIDRVDNSLQINVFDSGKFTDQDYAGCLVEPEEAPPLPKMDADLDMVVEQSKDDGIQSIKKQLETGTDSKAQLKKFLMISGILYYITDCDDEPSTVAHLLIEEIFPRHGCPLEIVTDNGTENVNHTVKETLETLRIHHIRTSFYHPQSNARVERFHRTLHDVLAKKLEDSLTTWDLYLNQTVAAIRFHISESSKFSPFFLLYNRDVVLPVDNLLKPRRKYTGEEEHKIALQQQHKSFILVHRNMRKAKRRQAKYANRYSSPNTIKIGDPVYYRLHQRKSKLQNKWQPYYRVMDQTSPVTYIIRNQLDGTTTRAHAEHLRVARLDQWEIPKDKQDKPRRRAYHVVPPSSSSSDNETEDNTQGPFSRIVKRYRQETSESEEEENIPLAELAKRMRQKPMDTDVVSDSEPSDPEEQVESEQSQMDIDAVSQTVKPTQPKESVKALLRAVAQLL from the exons ATGGCGGAAATAGGGGACTTTCTTTATGGAATAGCGAATCGAATAACAGGACAGCTGAACATTTTGACTAAAGCCCTAGGTGCACAGGGGGTATCACAGATAAAAAAGCCATTCGACGGGGAACAAAAGAAATTTAAAGAATGGATCAAGTCCGTTGAAAAATATGCAGTCCTGTCAGGTGCGGAGAACAGGCAAATCAAATTGATTGCGTACCAGGCCAGTGTAGGGACTGTAAGTGATTTCATACAAAGGTATTTGTCAGATCACCCCGAGGCCGCATGGGAGGAGTTACGCGAAGAACTCACTAGGAGATTTGCGGAAATTACCGACCCGCAACATGCATTCATGTTGCTACGCATGCTGAAGCAGAAACAATATGAAAGTGTTCAAATGTTTACCGAGAGACTGTTGAACATGGCCAGTGAGGCTTACACTGGGCTTCGGCACGACGGCGGTAATGGGGCAGCTATTGAAAGACAATTGGTAGGGTTTTTCATAGATGGCCTGAGCCACGACTACCTAAAGATGAAGGTCATGCGGGAGAATCCTGCCAATTTGGCCACGGCAGTGATTGCAGCcacaaatgaacaaaatattagGGCCAGGTTCTCTCTGCGTGTTG CAGCAGGGGTCAGGGTTTATTTTGATCTGGGTAGTCTACGAGTGGGAAAAACCTATGTTCCACTAGAGGATGATGTACACATCTCATCAATTATACGCTTGGCTGGAGAAACTGTCATCAAGCCACAAAGTAAGAGCATCGTCAAAGGAAAGGTCAAGAATGGGACACCCTTTGAAGTCAATAATGTCTATGAAGCAACAGGGACTGACAGTGGTTACCTTGGAAATGAGCCAGGACTTTTAGTGAGTAACTCCATAGTCAAGCTTAACAAAGATAGATATGTGCCTATGATGATCGTAAACACAACCAATCGCACGTACAGACTTAAGAGGGGATGTATCCTTGGTAAACTGTCAGATGTGCCATCAACTAACCTTGTGACAATCCCTCGGGGTCTCAAGAAAGAAGAACCAAGTGAAATCGAGATCGAAGATGTAAATGCCCCTGATGACCTCCGACAACCCATCCAGGCAATCATATCTGACAACAAAGATCTGTTTGCCAAATCAGACCTGGACCTTGGCCACACAGAGACGGTTACCATGAGGATAGACACTGGTAACCACGCACCAATTAAACAGAGACCTTATCGTGTCCCTTTGAACAAGAGGCAAGTAGTTGACAAGGCTGTTGATGACATGTTGGAAGCGAAAATTATTCGACACTCCCGGTCCCCATGGAGTTTTCCCATTGTAGTAGTGGACAAGAAGGACGGATCAAAAAGGTTTTGTGTGGACTTCCGTGCGCTGAACAAAGTCACGAGACCAATCTCGACACCCCTGCCTTTGATTGATGATATCTTAACGCAGCTCGGACATTCTACATGTTTCACAACATTGGATTTGAAGTCTGGATACTGGCAGATAGGAATGGATCCCCAGGACCAAGAGAAGACAGCCTTCGCCTGCCATCGTGGACTCTTTGAATTCTCTGTGATGCCATTTGGGTTGTGTAACGCCCCCTCCATCTTCATGGAACTGATGAACAAAGTTTTAGAAGGGATGGGTGCCTTTGCTATTGCTTACCTTGATGACATCTTGATCTTCTCGCAAACACAAGAGGAACACTTGAACCACATTAAGGCAGTTTTTAAGAGATTACGAGAGCATTCCCTGAAGCTGAAACTGTCGAAATGTACCTTCACTCAAAGAGAAACCAAGTATTTGGGTTTTACCATCAACTCAAACGGGATCAAACCAGACGGGCAAAAAGTAAGGGTCATACAAGCAATGGGAGCCCCCACAACAGTAAAAGAGGTGAGGAGTTTCATCGGTATGCGCAGTTATTACAGGAGGTTCATCCCGAATTTCTCCAAGATCGCGGAGCCGATTATCAAACTGACCAAGAAATTTGCAAGATTTCAGTGGTCTAAAGACTGCCAACGAGCATTCGACTTTCTCAAGGAAAGCCTTACTGTTGTTCCCCTGTTGACATATCCTGACCCGAACCAGCCGTATACATTGTACACGGACGCCAGTGATACCTGTATCGGAGCCTGCCTGACACAAAAGTGTCAAGAATGGATAGAAGAGGTAGAGAAACCCATCCACTTCCTATCCCATAAGCTCACAGATACCCAGTGTCGTTGGTCAACCATAGAAAAAGAGGCATATGCCATCCACTATGCCCTGCAGAAATTGGATCACTACATTCACAACGCCCAGTTCAAAATCAGGACGGACCACCAACCACTGCGCTATCTGTTAGAATCACCAATGCAGAATCGAAAGGTACAGCAATGGGCACTGGGGATAAGTGGGTACAACTGTACTATTGAATACATTAAGGGAGTAGATAACACCTGTGCAGATCTGCTGTCACGAATACCGGCTCAACCGGATGAACTCCCAGCTGATGATTCAGAGGTTGAAATTGACAGGGTTGACAACAGTCTCCAAATTAATGTTTTTGACTCAGGTAAATTCACCGACCAGGACTATGCAGGTTGTTTGGTTGAACCTGAAGAAGCCCCACCACTCCCCAAGATGGACGCCGACCTAGACATGGTGGTGGAACAAAGTAAGGATGACGGGATCCAAAGTATAAAGAAACAACTTGAGACAGGTACAGATAGCAAAGCCCAGCTCAAGAAGTTTCTGATGATCAGCGGGATCCTGTACTACATTACAGACTGTGATGATGAACCAT CAACGGTGGCCCATCTGCTGATAGAGGAGATATTTCCGCGCCATGGATGTCCACTGGAAATTGTCACTGACAATGGCACAGAAAACGTCAATCACACTGTGAAGGAAACCCTAGAGACTTTGAGGATACATCACATACGAACATCGTTCTATCACCCACAATCGAATGCACGGGTTGAACGATTCCACAGGACTCTTCATGATGTCCTAGCTAAAAAGCTTGAAGATTCTCTCACGACTTGGGACCTCTATTTGAACCAGACAGTGGCAGCCATTAGATTTCACATCTCCGAATCTTCAAAATTCTCACCCTTCTTCCTCCTGTACAACAGAGACGTGGTGTTACCAGTCGACAACTTGCTGAAACCCCGGAGGAAGTACACAGGAGAAGAAGAACATAAGATTGCTCTACAGCAGCAGCATAAGTCCTTCATACTAGTACATCGAAACATGCGAAAGGCAAAACGAAGACAGGCCAAGTATGCCAACAGATACAGCAGTCCTAATACTATCAAGATTGGAGACCCCGTGTATTACCGGCTGCATCAGAGAAAGAGCAAGTTACAAAACAAATGGCAGCCATACTACAGAGTAATGGACCAGACCTCACCCGTCACTTATATCATACGTAACCAGCTGGATGGTACAACAACCAGAGCCCATGCAGAACATCTACGAGTTGCTAGATTGGACCAATGGGAGATCCCCAAGGATAAGCAAGATAAGCCAAGACGTAGGGCTTACCATGTGGTCCCGCCTTCATCAAGCTCCAGTGACAATGAAACAGAAGACAACACACAAGGTCCATTCTCAAGGATTGTTAAGAGATACCGTCAGGAAACATCTGAGTCAGAGGAGGAAGAAAACATTCCACTTGCAGAATTGGCAAAACGCATGAGGCAGAAGCCCATGGATACGGATGTTGTTTCCGATTCAGAACCCAGTGATCCTGAGGAACAAGTCGAGAGTGAACAGTCTCAAATGGACATTGATGCTGTTTCtcagacagtaaaaccaaccCAGCCCAAAGAATCAGTCAAAGCATTACTCAGGGCAGTAGCCCAGCTGCTGTAA